The following coding sequences lie in one Enterococcus sp. 9E7_DIV0242 genomic window:
- a CDS encoding DUF916 and DUF3324 domain-containing protein: MIKKAVKLLGFIYIVGMLVGFSTAVNAAENQQALKGFSYKVILPENQHNSEVGYYDLRMEPSQQQTIQMQLNNSSDEEITILVSLNGAKTNSNGVIEYSKNDIEKDASLKYDFVDVVKAPEEVVIQPNSSEMLNMEITMPEASFEGYISGAVTIQQKDAQGQETDTNQGMIINKLAYQTGILLSEADTNEINQDMKLNRVYPDLNNFRNAIFINFSNVQPVYTEDMTVDVQIMGKASDEVLYDTKKANMRMAPNSLIDFPVSMNGERMVPGEYRAKILVTTKAGGKWQWEEAFKITDEEADKFNDQDLTLVQDAGVNWLLIAMIVGGLLLLILIIFLVIRFLKKKNKQNKRKNASSKRKKKK; this comes from the coding sequence ATGATCAAAAAAGCGGTTAAGCTATTAGGTTTTATTTACATAGTAGGAATGCTTGTGGGATTTTCAACAGCAGTAAACGCAGCAGAAAATCAACAAGCACTAAAGGGATTTTCTTATAAGGTGATTTTACCGGAAAATCAACATAATTCTGAGGTAGGTTACTACGATTTACGTATGGAGCCGAGTCAGCAACAAACGATCCAAATGCAGCTTAATAACTCATCGGATGAAGAAATTACTATATTGGTCAGTTTAAATGGAGCTAAAACGAATAGCAATGGGGTTATTGAATACAGTAAAAATGACATTGAGAAGGATGCATCACTAAAGTATGATTTTGTGGATGTTGTCAAAGCACCGGAAGAAGTAGTCATTCAACCAAATAGTTCAGAAATGCTGAATATGGAGATCACGATGCCGGAAGCTTCTTTTGAGGGGTACATTTCAGGAGCAGTCACTATCCAACAAAAAGATGCACAAGGACAGGAAACAGATACGAATCAAGGGATGATCATCAATAAGCTTGCCTATCAAACGGGTATTCTGTTGAGTGAGGCAGATACAAATGAAATAAATCAAGATATGAAGCTAAACCGCGTTTATCCTGATTTGAATAATTTTCGAAATGCCATTTTTATCAATTTTTCCAATGTTCAGCCTGTTTACACAGAAGATATGACAGTTGATGTTCAAATCATGGGGAAGGCATCTGATGAGGTTTTATATGATACGAAAAAAGCCAACATGCGGATGGCACCGAATTCATTGATTGATTTTCCGGTTTCAATGAACGGGGAGCGAATGGTTCCGGGAGAATATCGAGCAAAGATTCTTGTAACAACAAAAGCTGGTGGTAAATGGCAATGGGAAGAAGCGTTCAAGATTACAGATGAGGAAGCAGATAAGTTTAATGATCAGGACCTGACATTGGTTCAAGATGCTGGTGTTAATTGGTTGCTGATAGCGATGATCGTTGGCGGACTACTACTATTGATTTTGATCATCTTCTTAGTGATTCGTTTTCTTAAAAAGAAG